One part of the Sander vitreus isolate 19-12246 chromosome 10, sanVit1, whole genome shotgun sequence genome encodes these proteins:
- the itk gene encoding tyrosine-protein kinase ITK/TSK isoform X2 has product MFPRVILKGTMIKKSQQKKKTSPCNYKERFFVLDTQDLKYSERRPGKKPMLKGCIELSKIKCVEIVCSEIPIPCSYKYPFQVFHNNHYLYIFAPDNDCRQRWVKALKEETKRNNLVAKYHPNFWMDGKWKCCQQTEKLAPGCHVYDPVGYASKKPLPQLPDPEMGLRDAGQRKVIALQDYTPLGDDDLPLQKDKEYILIKSSHSDWWTVQDDKGNTGFVPSTYVAEKSSNNFQRFEWYNKNITRGEAEVLLMKQGKEGSFMVRDSRQAGVYTVSVFTKAAGSNGEKNPRVKHYQIRQTEMGEATYYLAEKYLFSTIPELIYYHQHNAAGLITRLRHPVSQDRGCSQDIADHSKDQWEVHPEDLTLGQELGSGQFGLVLEGRWRGKRVAVKMIREECMSDEEFKEEARVMMRLSHCKLVQLYGVRTHCSPMCLVFEFMENGCLSDYLRARKGCLSQDTMLGMCLDVSEGMAYLESSNFLHRDLAARNCLVSKNNEVKISDFGMTRFVLDDQYTSSQCSKFPVKWSAPEVIKYCKFSSKSDVWSFGVLMWEVYNEGRLPYENRTNGEVVESLNSGLRLLKPRLAPDAVHQLMEWCWKEKPEDRPCFAVLLHQLASLSDL; this is encoded by the exons ATGTTCCCCAGGGTGATCTTGAAGGGAACTATGATTAAAAAATCtcaacaaaagaagaaaacttCACCATGCAACTACAAAGAGAGATTTTTTGTATTGGACACCCAAGACCTGAAGTATTCTGAACGCCGCCCCGGG AAAAAGCCCATGCTGAAAGGTTGCATCGAGCTGTCCAAAATCAAATGTGTGGAGATTGTGTGTAGTGAGATCCCCATACCGTGCAGCTATAAGTACCCTTTTCAG GTTTTTCACAACAACCACTACCTCTACATCTTCGCCCCAGACAATGATTGCCGTCAGCGATGGGTCAAAGCTCTTAAAGAGG AGACAAAGCGTAACAATTTGGTTGCGAAATACCATCCAAACttctggatggatggaaaatggAAATGCTGCCAACAAACAGAGAAACTGGCACCAGGGTGTCATGTATATGACCCAGTTGGTTATG CTTCTAAAAAGCCACTTCCTCAACTCCCGGATCCAGAG ATGGGACTGCGAGACGCAGGACAGAGGAAGGTTATCGCCCTGCAGGACTACACACCGCTCGGAGACGATGACCTGCCCCTTCAGAAAGACAAGGAGTACATCCTTATTAAAAGCTCCCACTCTGACTGGTGGACCGTACAGGATGACAAGGG GAACACAGGCTTTGTACCCAGTACTTACGTGGCTGAAAAATCCAGCAACAACTTTCAGAGATTTGA ATggtacaacaaaaacataaccAGAGGGGAAGCAGAGGTTTTGTTAATGAAACAG GGGAAAGAAGGTTCATTTATGGTGCGTGACTCCAGACAGGCAGGAGTCTACACAGTGTCAGTCTTCACCAAAGCTGCGGG GTCGAATGGGGAGAAGAATCCAAGAGTGAAACATTACCAAattagacagacagaaatggGAGAGGCCACATACTACCTGGCAGAGAAGTACCTGTTCAGCACCATTCCTGAGCTCATCTATTACCACCAACACAATGCTGCTG GCCTGATAACGCGTTTGAGACACCCTGTATCTCAAGACAGAGGCTGCTCTCAGGACATTGCTGATCACTCAAAAG ATCAGTGGGAGGTGCACCCTGAGGACCTGACCCTGGGTCAGGAGTTAGGCAGCGGCCAGTTTGGGCTGGTGCTGGAAGGGAGATGGAGGGGGAAGAGGGTGGCGGTGAAGATGATACGAGAAGAGTGCATGTCAGACGAGGAATTTAAAGAAGAGGCAAGGGTCATGAT gAGATTGTCCCATTGTAAGCTTGTTCAGCTCTACGGCGTGCGCACCCACTGTTCTCCCATGTGTCTGGTGTTTGAGTTCATGGAGAACGGCTGTCTGTCAGACTACCTGCGAGCCAGGAAAGGCTGTTTGTCTCAGGACACGATGTTGGGGATGTGTCTGGATGTCAGTGAGGGGATGGCTTACCTGGAGAGCTCCAACTTCCTCCACAGAGATCTG GCTGCCAGGAACTGTCTAGTTTCAAAGAACAATGAGGTGAAGATATCTGACTTCGGTATGACCAG GTTTGTGCTCGATGATCAGTACACAAGCTCCCAGTGCTCCAAGTTCCCAGTCAAGTGGTCAGCCCCTGAGGTCATCAAGTACTGCAAGTTCAGCAGCAAGTCCGATGTCTGGTCATTCG GTGTGCTCATGTGGGAGGTGTACAACGAGGGCCGTCTTCCTTATGAGAACCGCACCAATGGTGAGGTGGTGGAATCCCTGAACTCAGGCCTGAGGCTGCTGAAGCCACGCTTGGCCCCAGACGCCGTCCACCAACTCATGGAGTGGTGCTGGAAGGAG AAACCAGAAGATCGTCCATGCTTTGCTGTCCTCCTGCATCAGCTGGCCTCCCTCTCAGACCTGTGA
- the itk gene encoding tyrosine-protein kinase ITK/TSK isoform X1 yields the protein MFPRVILKGTMIKKSQQKKKTSPCNYKERFFVLDTQDLKYSERRPGKKPMLKGCIELSKIKCVEIVCSEIPIPCSYKYPFQVFHNNHYLYIFAPDNDCRQRWVKALKEETKRNNLVAKYHPNFWMDGKWKCCQQTEKLAPGCHVYDPVGYASKKPLPQLPDPEMGLRDAGQRKVIALQDYTPLGDDDLPLQKDKEYILIKSSHSDWWTVQDDKGNTGFVPSTYVAEKSSNNFQRFEWYNKNITRGEAEVLLMKQGKEGSFMVRDSRQAGVYTVSVFTKAAGSNGEKNPRVKHYQIRQTEMGEATYYLAEKYLFSTIPELIYYHQHNAAGLITRLRHPVSQDRGCSQDIADHSKADQWEVHPEDLTLGQELGSGQFGLVLEGRWRGKRVAVKMIREECMSDEEFKEEARVMMRLSHCKLVQLYGVRTHCSPMCLVFEFMENGCLSDYLRARKGCLSQDTMLGMCLDVSEGMAYLESSNFLHRDLAARNCLVSKNNEVKISDFGMTRFVLDDQYTSSQCSKFPVKWSAPEVIKYCKFSSKSDVWSFGVLMWEVYNEGRLPYENRTNGEVVESLNSGLRLLKPRLAPDAVHQLMEWCWKEKPEDRPCFAVLLHQLASLSDL from the exons ATGTTCCCCAGGGTGATCTTGAAGGGAACTATGATTAAAAAATCtcaacaaaagaagaaaacttCACCATGCAACTACAAAGAGAGATTTTTTGTATTGGACACCCAAGACCTGAAGTATTCTGAACGCCGCCCCGGG AAAAAGCCCATGCTGAAAGGTTGCATCGAGCTGTCCAAAATCAAATGTGTGGAGATTGTGTGTAGTGAGATCCCCATACCGTGCAGCTATAAGTACCCTTTTCAG GTTTTTCACAACAACCACTACCTCTACATCTTCGCCCCAGACAATGATTGCCGTCAGCGATGGGTCAAAGCTCTTAAAGAGG AGACAAAGCGTAACAATTTGGTTGCGAAATACCATCCAAACttctggatggatggaaaatggAAATGCTGCCAACAAACAGAGAAACTGGCACCAGGGTGTCATGTATATGACCCAGTTGGTTATG CTTCTAAAAAGCCACTTCCTCAACTCCCGGATCCAGAG ATGGGACTGCGAGACGCAGGACAGAGGAAGGTTATCGCCCTGCAGGACTACACACCGCTCGGAGACGATGACCTGCCCCTTCAGAAAGACAAGGAGTACATCCTTATTAAAAGCTCCCACTCTGACTGGTGGACCGTACAGGATGACAAGGG GAACACAGGCTTTGTACCCAGTACTTACGTGGCTGAAAAATCCAGCAACAACTTTCAGAGATTTGA ATggtacaacaaaaacataaccAGAGGGGAAGCAGAGGTTTTGTTAATGAAACAG GGGAAAGAAGGTTCATTTATGGTGCGTGACTCCAGACAGGCAGGAGTCTACACAGTGTCAGTCTTCACCAAAGCTGCGGG GTCGAATGGGGAGAAGAATCCAAGAGTGAAACATTACCAAattagacagacagaaatggGAGAGGCCACATACTACCTGGCAGAGAAGTACCTGTTCAGCACCATTCCTGAGCTCATCTATTACCACCAACACAATGCTGCTG GCCTGATAACGCGTTTGAGACACCCTGTATCTCAAGACAGAGGCTGCTCTCAGGACATTGCTGATCACTCAAAAG CAGATCAGTGGGAGGTGCACCCTGAGGACCTGACCCTGGGTCAGGAGTTAGGCAGCGGCCAGTTTGGGCTGGTGCTGGAAGGGAGATGGAGGGGGAAGAGGGTGGCGGTGAAGATGATACGAGAAGAGTGCATGTCAGACGAGGAATTTAAAGAAGAGGCAAGGGTCATGAT gAGATTGTCCCATTGTAAGCTTGTTCAGCTCTACGGCGTGCGCACCCACTGTTCTCCCATGTGTCTGGTGTTTGAGTTCATGGAGAACGGCTGTCTGTCAGACTACCTGCGAGCCAGGAAAGGCTGTTTGTCTCAGGACACGATGTTGGGGATGTGTCTGGATGTCAGTGAGGGGATGGCTTACCTGGAGAGCTCCAACTTCCTCCACAGAGATCTG GCTGCCAGGAACTGTCTAGTTTCAAAGAACAATGAGGTGAAGATATCTGACTTCGGTATGACCAG GTTTGTGCTCGATGATCAGTACACAAGCTCCCAGTGCTCCAAGTTCCCAGTCAAGTGGTCAGCCCCTGAGGTCATCAAGTACTGCAAGTTCAGCAGCAAGTCCGATGTCTGGTCATTCG GTGTGCTCATGTGGGAGGTGTACAACGAGGGCCGTCTTCCTTATGAGAACCGCACCAATGGTGAGGTGGTGGAATCCCTGAACTCAGGCCTGAGGCTGCTGAAGCCACGCTTGGCCCCAGACGCCGTCCACCAACTCATGGAGTGGTGCTGGAAGGAG AAACCAGAAGATCGTCCATGCTTTGCTGTCCTCCTGCATCAGCTGGCCTCCCTCTCAGACCTGTGA
- the med7 gene encoding mediator of RNA polymerase II transcription subunit 7 codes for MSEPQQVSALPPPPMQYIKEYTDENIRKGLAPKPPPPIRDSYMMFGNQFQCDDLIIRPLESQGIERLHPMQFDHKRELKKLNMSILVNFLDLLDILIKSPGSIKREEKLEDLKLLFVHMHHLINEYRPHQARETLRVMMEVQKRQRLETAERFQKHLERVVEMIQGCLASLPDDLPQMEGPDGDGSVSAAASVSCSFGQAPRLRTEPMDIEEARASCMAAGHQDKSVHTSKRDKTWDKDAAMCSIIDEIA; via the coding sequence ATGAGTGAACCACAGCAGGTTAGTGCCCTGCCTCCTCCACCTATGCAGTACATCAAAGAGTACACGGATGAAAACATCCGCAAGGGTCTTGCTCCGAAGCCGCCTCCACCCATCAGAGACAGCTACATGATGTTTGGCAACCAGTTCCAGTGTGATGACCTCATCATCCGGCCACTGGAGAGCCAAGGCATTGAGAGGCTCCATCCTATGCAGTTTGATCATAAACGGGAGCTTAAGAAGCTCAACATGTCCATTCTTGTGAACTTTCTGGACCTGCTGGACATCCTTATCAAGAGCCCTGGCAGTATAAAGCGTGAAGAGAAGCTGGAGGACTTGAAGCTTCTGTTCGTTCATATGCACCACCTGATCAATGAGTACAGGCCACATCAAGCCAGGGAGACACTGAGGGTGATGATGGAGGTGCAGAAGAGACAGAGGCTAGAGACAGCTGAGAGGTTCCAGAAACATCTGGAGAGAGTGGTGGAGATGATCCAGGGGTGCCTTGCCTCCTTACCTGATGACTTACCACAGATGGAGGGTCCAGATGGGGATGGGAGTGTGTCTGCAGCAGCTAGTGTTAGTTGTTCTTTTGGGCAGGCCCCCAGGCTGAGAACAGAACCAATGGATATAGAGGAAGCAAGGGCAAGCTGTATGGCAGCAGGTCACCAGGACAAGAGCGTCCATACTTCAAAGAGGGACAAAACGTGGGACAAGGATGCGGCCATGTGTAGTATTATTGATGAAATTGCTTAA
- the lonrf4 gene encoding LON peptidase N-terminal domain and RING finger protein 1 isoform X1, with product MDLLECPLCLFLMCEPVTMSCGHTFCRRCVGGYLPSNCPSCKERLKQREVKIMKNNVLLISVVEKCCPDETKTKCQIQEKLKANEFMEALRIANEALHLVPDDQSLKVYRAEANWGLMRFSDALTDLDFLCCLRPSWTEGFFRKGTVLLELGQQTDALIQFYRCLKLHADFVPAKSQIKKILEAEGMAVTDEASCILQLVSEYLKGPCPITSVSDSQGPSHPEGLKHLCGDEGKGRREVHQVSWGSKVQHDTGTECCLSLCQAVSFLPAAEEDEEMMRKEDGHGKGENGHSREKRLSVLTVSDFECPLCIRLFFEPVTTPCGHTFCKNCIERSLDHNLRCPLCKQPLQEFFKNRKYNPTVLLQDIMARLFPSQLAERKQVHDAEMAELSNLTKDIPIFVCTVAYPGLPCPLHIFEPRYRLMMRRCMETGTKKFGMCSYEHGKGFADYGCMLEIHSLELLPDGRSFVDAVGGSRYKVLKRGQRDGYHTADIEYLEDLKVDGSELELLESLHDSVYQQAQDWYQRLGTRIREQINRQYGTMPDKEENVQASSNGPAWCWWLLSVLQLDPAYQTTVLSLTSLKDRLGHLRLVLEYFSQS from the exons ATGGATCTGCTGGAGTGTCCGCTCTGCCTCTTCCTGATGTGCGAGCCGGTGACCATGTCGTGCGGCCACACGTTCTGCCGGAGATGCGTTGGGGGCTACCTTCCGTCCAATTGCCCGTCGTGCAAAGAGAGGTTAAAACAAAGAGAGGTGAAAATCATGAAGAACAACGTTTTGCTTATCAGCGTCGTTGAAAAGTGCTGCCCCGACGAGACAAAGACGAAGTGCCAAATACAAGAGAAGCTCAAAGCCAACGAGTTCATGGAAGCTTTACGCATCGCGAATGAGGCGCTACATTTAG TCCCAGATGATCAGAGTTTGAAGGTGTACAGGGCTGAAGCTAACTGGGGCCTGATGCgtttctctgatgctctgacAGACCTCGACTTCCTCTGCTGCCTTCGTCCTAGCTGGACTGAG GGCTTCTTTCGTAAAGGGACTGTACTGCTGGAATTGGGTCAGCAGACAGACGCCCTCATCCAGTTCTACCGTTGCCTAAAACTTCATGCTGACTTTGTCCCTGCAAAGAGCCAGATCAAGAAG ATTCTGGAGGCAGAGGGCATGGCAGTGACGGACGAGGCGTCCTGTATCTTGCAACTGGTGTCCGAGTACTTGAAAGGTCCCTGCCCCATTACCAGCGTCAGTGACTCCCAGGGGCCAAGTCACCCTGAGGGGCTCAAACATCTATGTGGGGATGAGggaaaagggaggagagaggtaCACCAGGTAAGCTGG GGCTCGAAGGTGCAGCATGATACGGGTACTGAGTGCTGCCTCAGCCTCTGCCAAGCTGTCTCCTTCCTCCCTGCTGCTGAAGAGGACGAAGAGATGATGAGGAAGGAAGATGGGCATGGCAAGG gTGAAAATGGTCACAGCAGGGAGAAACGTCTGAGTGTTCTCACTGTGTCAGACTTTGAGTGCCCTCTCTGCATTAG GTTGTTTTTTGAGCCAGTCACTACTCCCTGTGGTCACACCTTCTGTAAAAACTGCATAGAGAGGAGTCTGGACCACAACCTCCGCTGTCCACTCTGCAAACAGCCCCTACAAGAG TTCTTTAAAAACAGGAAGTACAACCCCACAGTTCTGCTTCAGGACATCATGGCCCGCCTTTTCCCCTCACAGTTGGCTGAGAGGAAGCAGGTCCATGATGCTGAGATGGCTGAACTGTCCAA TCTAACTAAGGACATCCCTATATTCGTTTGCACGGTGGCCTACCCTGGACTGCCCTGCCCCCTGCACATCTTCGAGCCTCGATATCGGCTGATGATGCGTCGCTGCATGGAGACTGGCACCAAGAAGTTTGGCATGTGCAGCTATGAGCATGGCAAGGG GTTTGCAGACTATGGCTGCATGTTGGAGATCCACagtctggagctgctgcccGATGGGCGGTCCTTTGTGGACGCAGTGGGTGGCAGCAGATACAAGGTGCTTAAGAGAGGTCAGAGAGATGGCTACCACACCGCTGATATAGAGTACCTGGAGGACCTCAAG GTTGATGGTAGTGAGTTGGAGCTTTTGGAGAGTCTCCATGATAGTGTGTACCAGCAGGCTCAGGACTGGTACCAGCGCCTTGGCACCCGCATTCGTGAGCAGATCAACAGACAGTACGGCACCATGCCAGATAAGGAGGAAAACGTTCAG GCCTCGTCCAACGGTCCGGCCTGGTGCTGGTGGCTGCTGTCGGTCCTCCAATTGGACCCTGCCTATCAAACCACTGTCCTGTCCCTGACCTCGCTCAAAGACCGCTTGGGACACCTCCGCCTCGTTTTGGAGTACTTCTCTCAGAGCTAG
- the lonrf4 gene encoding LON peptidase N-terminal domain and RING finger protein 1 isoform X2, whose translation MDLLECPLCLFLMCEPVTMSCGHTFCRRCVGGYLPSNCPSCKERLKQREVKIMKNNVLLISVVEKCCPDETKTKCQIQEKLKANEFMEALRIANEALHLVPDDQSLKVYRAEANWGLMRFSDALTDLDFLCCLRPSWTEGFFRKGTVLLELGQQTDALIQFYRCLKLHADFVPAKSQIKKILEAEGMAVTDEASCILQLVSEYLKGPCPITSVSDSQGPSHPEGLKHLCGDEGKGRREVHQGSKVQHDTGTECCLSLCQAVSFLPAAEEDEEMMRKEDGHGKGENGHSREKRLSVLTVSDFECPLCIRLFFEPVTTPCGHTFCKNCIERSLDHNLRCPLCKQPLQEFFKNRKYNPTVLLQDIMARLFPSQLAERKQVHDAEMAELSNLTKDIPIFVCTVAYPGLPCPLHIFEPRYRLMMRRCMETGTKKFGMCSYEHGKGFADYGCMLEIHSLELLPDGRSFVDAVGGSRYKVLKRGQRDGYHTADIEYLEDLKVDGSELELLESLHDSVYQQAQDWYQRLGTRIREQINRQYGTMPDKEENVQASSNGPAWCWWLLSVLQLDPAYQTTVLSLTSLKDRLGHLRLVLEYFSQS comes from the exons ATGGATCTGCTGGAGTGTCCGCTCTGCCTCTTCCTGATGTGCGAGCCGGTGACCATGTCGTGCGGCCACACGTTCTGCCGGAGATGCGTTGGGGGCTACCTTCCGTCCAATTGCCCGTCGTGCAAAGAGAGGTTAAAACAAAGAGAGGTGAAAATCATGAAGAACAACGTTTTGCTTATCAGCGTCGTTGAAAAGTGCTGCCCCGACGAGACAAAGACGAAGTGCCAAATACAAGAGAAGCTCAAAGCCAACGAGTTCATGGAAGCTTTACGCATCGCGAATGAGGCGCTACATTTAG TCCCAGATGATCAGAGTTTGAAGGTGTACAGGGCTGAAGCTAACTGGGGCCTGATGCgtttctctgatgctctgacAGACCTCGACTTCCTCTGCTGCCTTCGTCCTAGCTGGACTGAG GGCTTCTTTCGTAAAGGGACTGTACTGCTGGAATTGGGTCAGCAGACAGACGCCCTCATCCAGTTCTACCGTTGCCTAAAACTTCATGCTGACTTTGTCCCTGCAAAGAGCCAGATCAAGAAG ATTCTGGAGGCAGAGGGCATGGCAGTGACGGACGAGGCGTCCTGTATCTTGCAACTGGTGTCCGAGTACTTGAAAGGTCCCTGCCCCATTACCAGCGTCAGTGACTCCCAGGGGCCAAGTCACCCTGAGGGGCTCAAACATCTATGTGGGGATGAGggaaaagggaggagagaggtaCACCAG GGCTCGAAGGTGCAGCATGATACGGGTACTGAGTGCTGCCTCAGCCTCTGCCAAGCTGTCTCCTTCCTCCCTGCTGCTGAAGAGGACGAAGAGATGATGAGGAAGGAAGATGGGCATGGCAAGG gTGAAAATGGTCACAGCAGGGAGAAACGTCTGAGTGTTCTCACTGTGTCAGACTTTGAGTGCCCTCTCTGCATTAG GTTGTTTTTTGAGCCAGTCACTACTCCCTGTGGTCACACCTTCTGTAAAAACTGCATAGAGAGGAGTCTGGACCACAACCTCCGCTGTCCACTCTGCAAACAGCCCCTACAAGAG TTCTTTAAAAACAGGAAGTACAACCCCACAGTTCTGCTTCAGGACATCATGGCCCGCCTTTTCCCCTCACAGTTGGCTGAGAGGAAGCAGGTCCATGATGCTGAGATGGCTGAACTGTCCAA TCTAACTAAGGACATCCCTATATTCGTTTGCACGGTGGCCTACCCTGGACTGCCCTGCCCCCTGCACATCTTCGAGCCTCGATATCGGCTGATGATGCGTCGCTGCATGGAGACTGGCACCAAGAAGTTTGGCATGTGCAGCTATGAGCATGGCAAGGG GTTTGCAGACTATGGCTGCATGTTGGAGATCCACagtctggagctgctgcccGATGGGCGGTCCTTTGTGGACGCAGTGGGTGGCAGCAGATACAAGGTGCTTAAGAGAGGTCAGAGAGATGGCTACCACACCGCTGATATAGAGTACCTGGAGGACCTCAAG GTTGATGGTAGTGAGTTGGAGCTTTTGGAGAGTCTCCATGATAGTGTGTACCAGCAGGCTCAGGACTGGTACCAGCGCCTTGGCACCCGCATTCGTGAGCAGATCAACAGACAGTACGGCACCATGCCAGATAAGGAGGAAAACGTTCAG GCCTCGTCCAACGGTCCGGCCTGGTGCTGGTGGCTGCTGTCGGTCCTCCAATTGGACCCTGCCTATCAAACCACTGTCCTGTCCCTGACCTCGCTCAAAGACCGCTTGGGACACCTCCGCCTCGTTTTGGAGTACTTCTCTCAGAGCTAG